A window of uncultured Gellertiella sp. genomic DNA:
CCCAACACGAGCCGCCGCACGAGCGGGCATACAGCCAAGCGCAAAAACTTCGGCAGCGCCTTGGCGGGTCTCAATGCCTTGACGATCCATTTCCGGAAAAGCCCAAAGGGATGCATCGCCGAACCTATGACCGCCTATGGCAGAAGGGGGAGGCGCTGGAGGACGCGGCAGATGCGCAATTTGCAATGATGGTCGCGGCGTATCTTCGGTGACGCCAAAGGGCTTTTGCCGCCCCAAAGCGCTATCAACAACGAGCCAAGTTAGGGATTAGGTTAGGGACAGAAAACTTCCCAATTAGAAAACCCATTAAATTCAAATATTTAGAGGAATTTAATGGCGGACAGGGAGAGATGCAGCCGCTCGGCCGTGCGGGTGAGGTTGCCGTCATGGGCAACCGCATGGAAATAACGCAGGTGATGATAGTTCAGCTCGCTCATTCGTTCGTTTTTATAGAACGATAAAACAAAGACAATGAATTTTTTATCGAAATCCCCGACTGTTACGAGAAGGTCCTCTTCACCATTCGAGGCCCGACATGGCACATCTGTTACCTCTTCTCGTCCCGCTCTGCTTTTTTTCCGCCGCCCTGCTGGCAGCCAGTGCGCCGTCGTTTCGCCCGCGCCGAATGCTCGGATTTGTCGAACGGCTGGCTCTCCTGGCCGTCCTCGCCGCCCTTGCGGCAGCCTTTCTCCTTGTCCTGTCCCCACCGGGCACAAGTCCCGCCGTCGGGTTCGGCTTGCTTGCCGTCTCCCTGCGCCATGATCTCGTCAGCACCACGATGCTGGTTCTGGTGAGCTTCCTCGGCTGGATCATCATCCGCTTCAGTTCAACCTATCTCGACGGCGAGGCGCGGCAGGGGGCTTTCGCAGCCTGGCTCGCCGCCACCCTGGCATCGGTTTCACTCTTCGCCGTCGCAGGAACATTGCTGCTGCTGGTTGCAAGTTTCGTGGCGACAAGCCTTTGCCTGCATCAGCTCCTGCTGTTTTATGGGCAGAGGCCGGGTGCGCGGCGGGCAGCGCGCAAGAAGTTCATTCTGTCGCGCCTGGCGGATCTGAGCCTTGCCGGTGCCGCCCTGCTTCTGGCCCTCGGCTATGGGACAGGCGACATCGCCACCATTCTCGAAAGCGCCCGCGCGGGCAATGCGCCTGTGGGTGCAGGTGCGGCAGCGACGCTGATCGCCATTGCGGCCCTGTTGAAGTCCGCCCAGTTCCCGACCCATGGCTGGCTGACCGAGGTCATGGAGTGCCCGACGCCGGTCTCTGCCCTGCTGCATGCCGGCATCGTCAATGCCGGGGGCTTCCTGCTGATCCGTTTCGCCGACATCCTGCTTCTGTCCCCCGCCACGCTCGGGGCGCTTGTGGTGACCGGTGGCTTTACCGCCCTGTTCGGCGGTCTGGTCATGCTGACACAGAGCGCGGTGAAGACCTCGCTTGCCTGGTCGACCGTGTCGCAGATGGGGTTCATGATCTTCCAGTGCGGGCTCGGCCTGTTTCCGGTCGCGCTTCTGCATATCGTCGCCCATTCCCTGTACAAGGCTCATGCCTTTCTCTCCTCGGGACGTGCCGTGGAACAGGTCGTGGCCCTTCGCAGGCCGGGACCGGTGGCCATTCCCGACATCCAGGCGGTGGCAAGGGCGTTTCTGCTGGCAATCCTCATCTATGGCATTGCCGGTCTCGCCTTCGGCTTCTGGCACAAGCCGCCGCAGGCGATCGCGCTGGGTGCCATCCTGATCTTCGGCGTGGCCTATCTCATTGCCCAGGGCCTGGCCGATGCCGCGCCACGGGAACTGACCTGGCGGATTTGCCTGCAGGCCAGTGTCGCGGCCACCGGCTATTTTGCCCTTCAGGCCGCAGCCTATGCCCTGCTGGCGAAAACCCTTCCCGCACCGCCACCCCCGGGGCCGCTGGAATGGGCGCTGATCGTGCTTGCCGTCGGCACCTTCGGCATCGTGGCCAT
This region includes:
- a CDS encoding proton-conducting transporter membrane subunit, with the translated sequence MAHLLPLLVPLCFFSAALLAASAPSFRPRRMLGFVERLALLAVLAALAAAFLLVLSPPGTSPAVGFGLLAVSLRHDLVSTTMLVLVSFLGWIIIRFSSTYLDGEARQGAFAAWLAATLASVSLFAVAGTLLLLVASFVATSLCLHQLLLFYGQRPGARRAARKKFILSRLADLSLAGAALLLALGYGTGDIATILESARAGNAPVGAGAAATLIAIAALLKSAQFPTHGWLTEVMECPTPVSALLHAGIVNAGGFLLIRFADILLLSPATLGALVVTGGFTALFGGLVMLTQSAVKTSLAWSTVSQMGFMIFQCGLGLFPVALLHIVAHSLYKAHAFLSSGRAVEQVVALRRPGPVAIPDIQAVARAFLLAILIYGIAGLAFGFWHKPPQAIALGAILIFGVAYLIAQGLADAAPRELTWRICLQASVAATGYFALQAAAYALLAKTLPAPPPPGPLEWALIVLAVGTFGIVAIAQSLFPLWASHPATAGLRVHLQNGLYVNALFDRLLNHTAALSPVSGKD